In Sphingomonas sp. SUN019, one genomic interval encodes:
- the glgX gene encoding glycogen debranching protein GlgX: MLVAKNGAIFTVRAPRAETVWLCLFSDEAETRHTMTRTGDNWTLEVEGITPGQRYGYRAAGPAPHDETKLLVDPYATTLDRRFTWHPDLATPGAETAHFVPKALVTALLAPVPAAPAYFHQGGLIYELNVRGFTMLHPDVPAEQRGTVAALAHPAIIAHLLKLRVAAVELMPIVAWIDERHLAPLGLTNAWGYNPVVPMALDPGLCPGGLPELRATIETLHAAGIGVILDLVFNHSGESDLDGPTLSFRGLDDAAYARDPDGDLINDTGTGNTFDFANPAVRDLTLATLRHFAEQGVDGFRFDLAPVIARGPGFDPAAPIFDAIAADPLLSTRVMIAEPWDIGPGGYQLGNFPATWLEWNDRFRDDVRRFWRGGGDAGTLATRLSGSPDIFGDERTRTVNFIAAHDGFTLADLVSHAERHNHANGEDNRDGHADEIAWNNGVEGPSDDPAIITARAADSRALLATLFAARGTIMLTAGDEFGRTHDGNNNAYAQDNPTTWLDWTGRDLALEDYVAGLASHRAAHPEFSEPAIRHDATWRRLDGAEMNASDWAMSDGFRLDMSGATVTIDRVNRFVRLDDA, from the coding sequence ATGCTTGTGGCGAAGAACGGCGCGATCTTTACCGTCCGTGCTCCCCGGGCGGAAACCGTATGGTTATGCCTCTTCAGCGACGAAGCCGAAACGCGTCACACAATGACCCGCACCGGTGATAACTGGACGCTCGAGGTCGAAGGAATCACGCCCGGCCAGCGCTACGGCTACCGCGCTGCCGGTCCCGCTCCGCACGACGAGACCAAACTCCTCGTCGACCCCTACGCGACCACGCTGGACCGTCGCTTCACCTGGCATCCCGACCTTGCCACGCCCGGCGCGGAGACGGCGCACTTCGTGCCTAAAGCACTCGTCACTGCATTACTCGCTCCCGTTCCCGCAGCCCCGGCGTACTTCCACCAGGGCGGTCTGATCTACGAACTGAACGTCCGCGGCTTCACCATGCTGCACCCCGACGTACCCGCCGAACAACGCGGAACGGTCGCCGCGCTCGCGCATCCGGCGATCATCGCGCACCTGCTGAAACTGCGGGTCGCCGCGGTCGAGCTGATGCCGATCGTCGCGTGGATTGATGAACGCCACCTCGCGCCGCTCGGCCTGACCAACGCCTGGGGCTACAATCCGGTCGTCCCGATGGCGCTCGATCCCGGTCTGTGTCCCGGCGGCCTGCCCGAACTGCGCGCGACCATCGAAACGCTCCACGCCGCAGGCATCGGGGTGATCCTCGATCTCGTGTTCAATCACAGCGGCGAAAGCGACCTGGACGGCCCGACGCTCAGCTTCCGCGGTCTCGACGACGCGGCCTATGCCCGCGATCCCGACGGCGACCTCATCAACGACACCGGCACCGGCAACACCTTCGACTTCGCCAACCCGGCGGTCCGCGACCTCACGCTGGCGACGCTGCGCCATTTTGCCGAGCAGGGCGTCGACGGCTTCCGTTTCGATCTCGCGCCGGTCATCGCGCGCGGTCCCGGCTTCGATCCCGCCGCGCCGATCTTCGACGCGATCGCCGCCGATCCGCTCCTGTCCACGCGCGTGATGATCGCCGAGCCGTGGGACATCGGACCCGGCGGCTATCAGCTCGGCAACTTTCCCGCGACCTGGCTCGAATGGAACGACCGCTTCCGCGACGACGTCCGCCGCTTCTGGCGTGGCGGCGGCGATGCGGGGACGCTCGCGACGCGGCTGTCCGGCTCACCCGACATCTTCGGGGATGAACGAACGCGGACGGTGAACTTCATCGCCGCGCACGACGGCTTCACCCTCGCCGATCTGGTCAGTCACGCCGAGCGCCACAATCACGCGAATGGCGAAGATAATCGCGACGGCCACGCCGACGAAATCGCGTGGAATAACGGTGTCGAGGGACCGAGCGACGACCCCGCCATCATCACCGCGCGCGCCGCCGACAGCCGCGCCCTGCTCGCCACGCTTTTCGCCGCCCGCGGCACGATCATGCTGACTGCAGGTGACGAATTCGGTCGCACCCACGACGGCAACAACAACGCCTATGCACAGGACAATCCGACGACGTGGCTGGACTGGACGGGGCGCGACCTCGCGTTGGAAGACTATGTCGCTGGTCTGGCCTCCCACCGCGCCGCGCATCCCGAATTTTCCGAGCCGGCGATACGCCACGATGCAACATGGCGGCGGCTGGACGGCGCTGAGATGAACGCCTCTGATTGGGCCATGAGCGATGGATTCAGACTGGATATGTCAGGCGCAACCGTCACGATCGACCGCGTGAACCGATTTGTCAGGTTAGACGACGCCTAA
- the glgA gene encoding glycogen synthase GlgA, with protein sequence MIRALSVASEAYPLIKTGGLADVVGALPAALAAHEVQTTTLLPGYPALALSIKGARAIHRWRDLLGVEARLLKGEIDGHPLLVLDAPRLFARGGGPYGDATGTDWPDNWRRFAALGRAAAEIARGAVKGLTFDILHAHDWQAAMAPAYLRYTAAPVKSVVTIHNIAFQGRFEAAIFPDLGLPAAAFAIDGVEYYGGVGFLKAGLEAADAITTVSPTYADEILRSEFGMGLEGLMTTRRERLHGIVNGIDPAVWNPETDPALPARYTHRTLPRRAANKRAVERTFALEAGDGPIFTVISRLTWQKGIDVLADCLDDLVARGGRLALLGSGDVTLEHAFLDAAARHPGRIGVRIGYDEPLSHLLQGGADAILIPSRFEPCGLTQLYGLAYGCVPVVARTGGLADTIIDANDAALAAGVATGIQFDGVTREALTAAIRRAIRLHASPAHWCTMQRRGMKADFSWGTSGARYAALYRDLLQR encoded by the coding sequence ATGATCCGCGCCCTCTCGGTCGCCTCCGAGGCCTATCCCCTCATAAAAACCGGCGGACTCGCCGACGTAGTCGGCGCGCTGCCCGCCGCGCTCGCCGCGCACGAAGTCCAAACCACGACGTTGCTCCCCGGCTACCCCGCGCTCGCTCTCTCCATCAAAGGCGCACGCGCGATCCACCGCTGGCGCGACCTGCTCGGCGTCGAGGCGCGGTTGTTGAAGGGCGAGATCGACGGCCATCCTTTGCTGGTCCTCGACGCGCCGCGCCTGTTCGCGCGCGGCGGCGGCCCGTATGGCGACGCAACCGGAACGGACTGGCCCGACAATTGGCGGCGCTTCGCCGCTCTGGGTCGCGCCGCGGCAGAGATAGCGCGTGGGGCAGTGAAGGGGCTGACCTTCGACATCCTCCACGCGCACGACTGGCAGGCGGCGATGGCCCCTGCGTATCTCCGCTACACCGCCGCGCCGGTGAAGTCGGTCGTCACGATCCACAACATCGCCTTTCAGGGCCGGTTCGAGGCCGCGATCTTTCCCGACCTCGGCCTGCCGGCCGCGGCGTTCGCGATCGACGGCGTCGAATATTACGGCGGGGTCGGTTTCCTGAAGGCTGGGCTGGAGGCGGCGGATGCGATCACCACCGTCAGCCCGACCTACGCCGACGAAATACTCCGTTCCGAATTCGGCATGGGTCTCGAGGGGTTGATGACGACGCGCCGGGAACGCCTTCACGGCATCGTCAATGGCATCGATCCCGCCGTGTGGAACCCCGAAACCGACCCCGCACTCCCCGCCCGCTACACCCACCGCACCCTCCCGCGCCGCGCCGCCAACAAGCGCGCGGTGGAGCGCACGTTCGCGCTGGAGGCCGGCGACGGCCCGATCTTCACCGTCATCAGCCGCCTGACTTGGCAAAAGGGGATCGACGTCCTTGCTGACTGCCTCGACGATCTGGTGGCGCGCGGCGGGCGGCTGGCGCTGCTCGGATCGGGTGATGTGACGCTCGAACACGCCTTCCTCGATGCCGCGGCGCGACATCCCGGGCGGATCGGCGTGCGCATCGGTTACGACGAACCGTTGTCGCACCTCCTTCAAGGCGGCGCGGACGCGATCCTGATCCCGTCGCGGTTCGAGCCGTGTGGGCTGACCCAGCTCTACGGCTTGGCCTACGGGTGCGTGCCCGTCGTCGCGCGGACCGGCGGCTTGGCCGACACGATTATCGACGCCAACGACGCTGCGCTCGCTGCGGGCGTCGCGACGGGGATCCAGTTCGACGGCGTGACGCGCGAGGCCCTGACCGCCGCGATCCGTCGCGCTATCCGCCTCCATGCGTCGCCCGCCCACTGGTGCACGATGCAACGCCGCGGCATGAAGGCGGACTTCTCATGGGGGACTAGCGGCGCGCGCTACGCGGCGCTCTACAGGGATTTGCTGCAGCGATGA
- the glgB gene encoding 1,4-alpha-glucan branching protein GlgB has protein sequence MKPPKGALKALLAGTHADPFSLLGPHAGPNGTFVRVLMPGAETIEVQTLKGKKIGTLDRVDDAGLFEGVVTGDPAPVKYKAAAGEAEWLVVDPYSFGPVLGPIDDQLMGEGTHFRLYDKLGAHLIDHEGATGFHFAVWAPNAQRVSVVGDFNDWDGKRHAMRKRADTGVWEIFLPGITPGAAYKYEIVGADGLVQPLKADPYAFASELRPDTASVTTAPSQHVWGDADHRAYWAAVDPRRVAISIYEVHPGSWDRDTHGWFLTWDALADRLIPYVVEMGFTHIEFLPVSEHPYDPSWGYQTTGLYAPSARFGDVEGFARFVDGAHRAGIGVLLDWVPAHFPTDAHGLARFDGTALYEHDDPRLGYHPDWNTAIYNFGRREVSSFLVNNATFWAEHYHVDGLRVDAVASMLYRDYSRAAGEWIPNKEGGRENWEAVAFLQSMNKAVYGQHPGVFTIAEESTAWPGVTNPVHEEGLGFGFKWNMGFMHDTLKYMAREPVHRVHHHEDITFGLMYAFTENFVLPISHDEVVHGKGSMLAKMSGDDWQQFANLRAYYAMMWGYPGKKLLFMGQEFAQRREWSEERALDWNLRNSQAHDGVRKLVRDLNRLYRERPALHARDCEPEGFEWLVVDDAANSVFAWLRKAPGERPIAIVCNMTPIARAPYRVPLPHDGRWREVINSDAHDYWGSGLGNLGGVTAKDGAAFVTLPPLATLMLEYAG, from the coding sequence GTGAAGCCGCCGAAGGGCGCGCTGAAGGCGTTGCTGGCGGGGACGCACGCCGATCCGTTTTCGTTGCTCGGCCCGCACGCCGGGCCGAACGGCACCTTCGTGCGCGTGTTGATGCCCGGCGCAGAGACGATCGAGGTGCAGACGCTCAAGGGCAAGAAGATCGGCACGCTCGATCGTGTTGACGACGCCGGGTTGTTCGAGGGCGTGGTGACGGGCGATCCGGCACCGGTGAAATACAAGGCGGCCGCCGGCGAGGCTGAATGGCTCGTCGTCGATCCCTACAGCTTCGGCCCAGTGCTCGGCCCGATCGACGATCAGTTGATGGGGGAGGGGACGCACTTCCGCCTGTACGACAAGCTCGGCGCACATCTGATCGACCACGAAGGCGCGACCGGCTTCCACTTCGCGGTGTGGGCGCCGAACGCGCAGCGCGTGTCGGTGGTTGGCGACTTCAACGACTGGGACGGCAAGCGCCACGCGATGCGCAAGCGCGCCGACACCGGCGTATGGGAAATCTTCCTGCCCGGCATCACACCCGGCGCGGCGTACAAATACGAGATCGTCGGTGCTGATGGACTGGTCCAGCCGCTGAAGGCCGACCCCTACGCCTTCGCCTCCGAACTGCGCCCCGACACCGCATCGGTCACCACCGCGCCGTCGCAACACGTCTGGGGCGATGCCGATCACCGCGCCTATTGGGCCGCGGTCGATCCGCGCCGCGTCGCGATCAGCATCTACGAAGTGCATCCCGGATCGTGGGACCGCGACACGCACGGCTGGTTCCTGACCTGGGACGCACTGGCCGACCGGCTGATCCCATACGTCGTCGAGATGGGCTTCACCCATATCGAGTTCCTGCCGGTCAGCGAACATCCGTACGATCCCAGTTGGGGGTATCAGACCACCGGCCTCTACGCTCCGTCGGCGCGGTTCGGCGATGTCGAGGGCTTCGCGCGCTTTGTCGATGGTGCGCACCGAGCGGGGATCGGCGTGCTGCTCGATTGGGTGCCCGCGCATTTCCCGACCGACGCGCACGGCCTCGCGCGGTTCGACGGCACCGCTCTCTACGAGCATGACGATCCGCGGCTCGGCTATCACCCCGACTGGAACACCGCGATCTACAATTTCGGGCGGCGCGAGGTGTCGTCGTTTTTGGTCAACAACGCGACCTTCTGGGCCGAGCATTACCATGTCGACGGGCTGCGCGTCGATGCGGTCGCATCGATGCTGTACCGCGATTATTCACGCGCCGCAGGCGAATGGATCCCGAACAAGGAAGGCGGCCGCGAGAATTGGGAGGCGGTCGCCTTCCTGCAATCGATGAACAAGGCGGTGTATGGCCAGCACCCCGGCGTGTTCACGATCGCCGAGGAATCCACCGCCTGGCCCGGGGTGACGAACCCGGTCCATGAGGAAGGGCTCGGTTTCGGCTTCAAGTGGAACATGGGCTTCATGCACGACACGCTGAAGTACATGGCGCGCGAGCCGGTGCACCGCGTGCATCATCACGAGGACATCACCTTCGGCCTGATGTACGCCTTCACCGAGAATTTCGTCCTGCCGATCAGCCATGACGAGGTCGTCCACGGGAAGGGATCGATGCTCGCCAAGATGAGCGGCGACGACTGGCAGCAATTCGCCAATCTGCGCGCTTATTACGCGATGATGTGGGGCTATCCCGGCAAGAAGCTGCTGTTCATGGGGCAGGAGTTCGCGCAACGCCGCGAATGGAGCGAGGAACGCGCGCTCGACTGGAATCTGCGCAACTCGCAGGCGCATGACGGGGTGCGCAAACTTGTCCGTGATCTCAACCGACTCTACCGCGAGCGGCCCGCGTTGCACGCGCGCGATTGCGAGCCGGAAGGGTTCGAATGGCTGGTCGTCGACGATGCGGCGAACTCGGTCTTCGCGTGGCTGCGCAAGGCGCCGGGCGAACGGCCGATCGCGATCGTGTGCAACATGACACCGATCGCGCGCGCGCCTTACCGCGTGCCGTTGCCGCACGATGGGCGCTGGCGAGAGGTCATCAATTCGGATGCGCACGATTACTGGGGATCGGGGCTGGGCAACCTCGGCGGCGTGACCGCAAAGGACGGCGCGGCCTTCGTCACCCTGCCGCCGCTTGCGACATTGATGCTCGAATACGCCGGATAA
- a CDS encoding alpha-D-glucose phosphate-specific phosphoglucomutase yields the protein MIETVSTTPYTDQKPGTSGLRKKVRVFQQPNYAENFIQSVFDVVEGTAGATLVIGGDGRYLNREVIARAIRMAAANGFARVVVGQGGILSTPAASHLIRLRSAIGGLVLSASHNPGGPDEDFGIKYNVSNGGPAPEKVTEAIHARTLTIDRYLTVDGAVDLDTLGETTLAGMTVEIVDPVADYAALMGTLFDFAAIRASGLTMAFDAMSAVTGPYATEILERRLGFAPGTVRNGVPLEDFGGHHPDPNLVHAKELYDTMMAPDAPDFGAASDGDGDRNLIIGRGRFITPSDSLAMLAANAHLAPGYAAGLKGVARSMPTSAAADRVAESLGIPVYETPTGWKFFGNLLDAGMATICGEESAGTGSDHVREKDGLWAVLLWLNILAVRKMSVDDLARDHWTRFGRNYYARHDYEGVDTTAADALMAELRGKLASLPGTSFDTLTVEAADDFAYEDPTDASISRNQGVRVLFTGGSRVVFRLSGTGTSGATLRVYLERYEAPDGDLDADTTVMLADIAVSADAIAGIVRYTGRSAPDVVT from the coding sequence ATGATCGAGACGGTTTCCACGACGCCCTACACCGATCAGAAGCCCGGCACGTCGGGGCTGCGCAAGAAGGTCCGCGTGTTTCAGCAGCCCAATTACGCGGAAAACTTCATCCAGTCGGTATTCGACGTGGTGGAGGGCACGGCGGGCGCGACGTTGGTGATCGGCGGCGACGGGCGTTACCTGAACCGCGAGGTGATCGCCCGCGCGATCCGCATGGCCGCTGCGAACGGCTTCGCGCGCGTCGTGGTGGGGCAGGGGGGCATCCTGTCGACGCCGGCGGCAAGTCACCTGATCCGCCTGCGCAGCGCGATCGGCGGGCTGGTGCTGTCGGCCAGCCACAACCCCGGTGGCCCGGACGAGGATTTCGGAATCAAGTACAACGTGTCGAACGGCGGCCCTGCGCCCGAAAAGGTGACCGAGGCGATCCACGCGCGGACGCTGACGATCGATCGCTATCTGACCGTCGACGGCGCGGTCGACCTCGACACGCTCGGCGAAACCACGCTGGCGGGCATGACGGTCGAGATCGTCGATCCCGTAGCTGACTATGCCGCGCTGATGGGAACCCTGTTCGACTTCGCCGCAATCCGCGCGTCGGGCCTGACGATGGCGTTCGACGCGATGAGCGCGGTCACCGGCCCCTATGCGACCGAAATCCTCGAACGCCGCCTGGGCTTCGCGCCCGGCACCGTGCGCAATGGCGTACCGCTGGAGGATTTCGGCGGGCATCATCCCGACCCGAACTTGGTCCACGCGAAGGAGCTGTACGACACGATGATGGCCCCCGATGCGCCCGATTTCGGCGCGGCGTCGGACGGCGACGGCGACCGCAACCTGATCATCGGGCGCGGGCGCTTCATCACCCCGTCGGACAGCCTCGCGATGCTCGCCGCGAACGCGCATCTCGCGCCGGGCTATGCCGCGGGATTGAAGGGCGTCGCGCGATCGATGCCGACCAGCGCCGCCGCCGATCGCGTGGCGGAATCGCTCGGAATCCCGGTTTACGAGACGCCGACGGGGTGGAAGTTCTTCGGCAACCTGCTCGACGCGGGCATGGCGACGATCTGCGGTGAGGAGAGCGCGGGGACGGGATCGGATCACGTCCGCGAGAAGGACGGGCTGTGGGCGGTGCTGCTGTGGCTCAACATCCTCGCGGTGCGGAAAATGTCGGTGGATGATCTCGCGCGCGATCACTGGACGAGGTTCGGTCGCAATTACTACGCCCGCCACGACTACGAAGGCGTCGACACCACCGCCGCCGATGCGCTGATGGCCGAACTGCGCGGCAAGCTGGCGAGTTTGCCTGGCACATCTTTCGACACTCTGACGGTCGAGGCCGCCGACGACTTCGCCTATGAAGATCCGACCGACGCATCAATCAGCCGCAATCAGGGCGTGCGCGTGCTGTTCACCGGCGGCAGCCGCGTCGTGTTCCGCCTTTCCGGCACGGGCACCAGCGGCGCGACGCTGCGGGTGTATCTCGAACGATACGAAGCGCCGGACGGCGATCTTGATGCGGACACGACCGTGATGCTGGCCGATATCGCCGTCTCAGCGGATGCGATCGCCGGAATCGTGCGGTACACCGGCCGCAGCGCGCCAGATGTCGTCACCTGA
- the glgC gene encoding glucose-1-phosphate adenylyltransferase, with protein sequence MDQRKGQPLARDAMAYVLAGGRGSRLFEMTDARAKPAVYFGGKSRIIDFALSNAINSGIRRIGVATQYKAHSLIRHLQRGWNFLRPERNESFDILPASQRISEFQWYEGTADAVFQNIDIIESYGVEYMVILAGDHIYKMDYELILQQHVDAGADVTVACLEVPRLEAVGFGVMHVDAKDRIVDFVEKPADPPAMPGNPEVSLASMGIYVFQTKRLFEELRRDAADPNSSHDFGKDIIPHLVKTGKAVAHRFSDSCVRSSYESSSYWRDVGTVEAYWAANIDLTDVVPQLDLYDRSWPLWTYSEITPPAKFVHDIDGRRGSAVASLVSGDCIVSGASIHRSLLFTGVRAHSFAMLDEAVVLPHVHVGRGSRLRKVVIDRGVVIPDSLVVGDDPVIDAHRFRRTDSGVCLITQSMIDKLT encoded by the coding sequence ATGGATCAAAGAAAAGGGCAACCGCTCGCACGCGACGCGATGGCCTATGTACTGGCGGGCGGGCGCGGCAGCCGGTTGTTCGAGATGACCGACGCGCGCGCCAAGCCAGCAGTCTATTTCGGCGGGAAATCGCGCATCATCGACTTCGCGCTGTCGAACGCGATCAATTCGGGCATCCGCCGCATTGGTGTGGCGACGCAGTACAAGGCGCATTCGCTGATCCGCCACCTGCAGCGCGGCTGGAACTTCCTGCGTCCCGAACGCAACGAAAGCTTCGACATCCTACCCGCCAGCCAGCGGATCAGCGAGTTTCAATGGTATGAGGGCACCGCCGACGCGGTGTTCCAGAACATCGACATCATCGAAAGCTACGGCGTCGAATATATGGTCATCCTGGCGGGCGACCACATCTACAAGATGGATTACGAACTGATCCTGCAGCAGCACGTCGATGCGGGCGCGGACGTGACCGTCGCCTGCCTGGAGGTGCCACGGCTGGAGGCGGTAGGGTTCGGCGTGATGCACGTCGATGCGAAGGACCGGATCGTCGATTTCGTCGAAAAGCCCGCCGATCCGCCCGCAATGCCCGGCAATCCCGAGGTCAGCCTGGCCTCGATGGGCATCTACGTCTTCCAGACCAAGCGCCTGTTCGAGGAATTGCGCCGCGACGCCGCGGACCCGAATTCCAGCCATGATTTCGGCAAGGATATCATCCCGCATTTGGTGAAGACCGGCAAAGCCGTGGCGCACCGTTTCTCCGACAGCTGCGTGCGGTCGTCGTACGAATCTAGCAGCTATTGGCGCGACGTTGGCACGGTCGAGGCTTATTGGGCGGCGAATATCGATCTGACCGACGTCGTGCCGCAACTGGATCTGTACGACCGCAGCTGGCCGCTGTGGACCTATTCGGAGATCACGCCGCCAGCGAAATTCGTCCACGATATCGATGGCCGGCGCGGGTCTGCGGTGGCGAGCCTGGTGTCGGGGGACTGCATCGTGTCCGGCGCGTCTATCCACCGCTCACTGTTGTTCACCGGCGTCCGTGCGCACAGCTTCGCGATGCTCGACGAAGCGGTCGTGTTGCCGCACGTTCACGTCGGGCGCGGATCGCGGTTGCGGAAGGTAGTGATCGATCGCGGCGTGGTGATTCCCGACAGCCTGGTTGTGGGTGACGATCCGGTGATCGACGCGCATCGTTTCCGGCGGACGGACAGCGGGGTGTGCCTGATCACGCAGTCGATGATCGACAAACTGACGTGA
- a CDS encoding glycogen/starch/alpha-glucan phosphorylase: MNVTALATSAPPRSPLADRLVDNLIHRIGKDERAALPHDWLAATILTVRDDIIDRWMASTRETHAAKSKRVYYLSLEFLIGRLLRDAIANLGKNREVSQALSQLGVDLAEIEEIEPDAALGNGGLGRLAACFMESLATLDLPAYGYGIRYMNGMFRQRIDDGWQVELPENWLAHGNPWEFERRESAYFVGFGGEVTGNDAGQVHWKPAEAVEAVAVDTPVVGWRGKRVNTLRLWTAVSLDPIKLDKFNAGDHEGALAGQVRAESLVRVLYPADSTASGQELRLRQEYFFSSASIQDIVRRHIQYFGDVRTLPDKAAIQLNDTHPAVSVAELMRLLIDHHDLAFDEAWEITKATFGYTNHTLLPEALESWPLPLFERLLPRHMQIVYAINARVLREARKADGIDDEAIGAISLIDEGGERRVRMANLAFAGSHSVNGVAALHTDLMKQTVFADLHKLYPARINNKTNGITPRRWLFECNPGLTHLIRDAIGEEFLDDAAALTALAPFAEDAAFRERFAEVKRANKVALAAHIKDRMGLRLDPDAIFDVQIKRIHEYKRQLLNIIETVALYDQIRSHPERNWTPRVKLFAGKAASSYHNAKLIIKLANDVARRVNGDPSIGKLLKVAFLPNYNVSLAERIVPAADLSEQISTAGMEASGTGNMKFALNGALTIGTLDGANVEIRDHVGDENIIIFGLTADEVAAKRADGYEPRAVIEGSRELAQAVNAIASGVFSPDDPNRYQGLMAGLYEHDWFMVAADFDAYAAAQRQVDARWADRDAWRASAIRNVAQVGWFSSDRTIGEYARDIWNVL; the protein is encoded by the coding sequence ATGAACGTTACCGCTCTCGCCACGAGCGCCCCGCCGCGGTCGCCGCTTGCCGACCGGCTGGTCGACAATCTGATCCACCGCATCGGCAAGGACGAACGCGCCGCCCTCCCGCACGACTGGCTCGCCGCGACGATCCTGACCGTGCGCGACGACATCATCGACCGGTGGATGGCGTCGACCCGCGAAACGCACGCGGCGAAGTCGAAGCGCGTCTATTACCTCAGCCTGGAGTTCCTGATCGGCCGCCTGCTGCGCGATGCGATCGCCAACCTCGGGAAGAACCGCGAAGTCAGCCAGGCGCTCAGCCAGCTCGGCGTCGACCTGGCGGAGATCGAGGAGATCGAGCCCGACGCCGCGCTCGGTAACGGCGGGCTCGGACGGCTGGCGGCGTGCTTTATGGAGAGCCTCGCGACGCTCGACCTGCCCGCCTACGGCTACGGCATCCGTTACATGAACGGGATGTTCCGCCAGCGGATCGACGACGGCTGGCAGGTGGAACTGCCCGAAAACTGGCTGGCGCACGGCAATCCGTGGGAGTTCGAACGTCGCGAGAGCGCGTACTTCGTCGGCTTCGGCGGCGAAGTGACCGGCAATGATGCGGGGCAGGTGCACTGGAAACCCGCCGAGGCGGTCGAGGCGGTGGCGGTCGACACGCCCGTGGTCGGGTGGCGCGGCAAGCGGGTGAACACGCTGCGGCTGTGGACCGCGGTGTCGCTCGACCCGATCAAGCTCGACAAGTTCAACGCGGGTGACCACGAAGGCGCGCTGGCTGGCCAGGTGCGCGCCGAAAGCCTGGTGCGCGTGCTCTATCCGGCGGACTCCACCGCGTCAGGGCAGGAATTGCGGTTGCGGCAGGAGTATTTCTTCTCCTCCGCCTCGATCCAGGACATCGTCCGCCGCCACATCCAGTATTTCGGCGACGTTCGGACCTTGCCAGACAAGGCCGCGATCCAGCTGAACGACACGCACCCCGCAGTGTCGGTCGCGGAACTCATGCGGCTGCTGATCGACCATCACGACCTTGCCTTCGACGAGGCGTGGGAGATCACCAAGGCGACCTTCGGCTACACGAACCATACGTTGCTGCCCGAAGCGCTGGAAAGCTGGCCGCTGCCGTTGTTCGAACGTCTCCTCCCGCGGCACATGCAGATCGTCTATGCGATCAACGCGCGGGTGCTGCGCGAGGCGCGGAAGGCCGACGGGATCGACGACGAAGCGATCGGCGCGATCAGCCTGATCGACGAAGGCGGAGAACGCCGGGTGCGGATGGCGAACCTGGCCTTTGCGGGATCGCACAGCGTCAACGGCGTCGCGGCGCTGCATACCGACCTGATGAAGCAGACGGTCTTCGCCGACCTGCACAAGCTGTACCCGGCGCGGATCAACAACAAGACCAACGGCATCACGCCGCGCCGCTGGCTGTTCGAATGCAATCCCGGCCTGACCCACCTGATCCGCGATGCGATCGGCGAGGAGTTCCTCGACGACGCGGCGGCGCTAACCGCGCTCGCGCCGTTCGCTGAGGACGCCGCCTTCCGCGAACGCTTCGCCGAGGTGAAGCGCGCGAACAAGGTCGCGCTGGCCGCGCATATCAAGGACCGCATGGGCCTGCGGCTCGATCCCGACGCGATCTTCGACGTGCAGATCAAGCGTATCCACGAATACAAGCGCCAGCTGCTCAACATCATCGAGACGGTCGCGCTGTACGACCAGATTCGCAGCCACCCCGAACGCAACTGGACCCCGCGCGTGAAGCTGTTCGCGGGAAAGGCGGCATCGAGCTATCACAATGCGAAGCTCATCATAAAACTGGCGAACGACGTCGCGCGGCGGGTGAACGGCGATCCGTCGATCGGCAAATTGCTGAAGGTCGCGTTTCTGCCCAATTACAACGTCAGCCTGGCCGAACGCATCGTCCCCGCCGCTGATCTGTCGGAACAGATTTCGACCGCAGGGATGGAGGCGTCGGGCACCGGCAACATGAAATTCGCGCTCAATGGCGCGCTGACCATCGGCACGCTGGACGGCGCAAACGTCGAGATCAGGGATCACGTCGGGGACGAGAACATCATCATATTCGGGCTGACCGCGGACGAGGTCGCGGCGAAGCGCGCCGACGGCTACGAACCGCGCGCCGTGATCGAGGGCAGCCGCGAACTGGCGCAGGCGGTGAACGCCATCGCGTCCGGCGTGTTCTCCCCCGATGATCCCAACCGTTACCAAGGCCTGATGGCCGGGCTGTACGAGCACGACTGGTTCATGGTCGCCGCCGATTTCGACGCTTATGCCGCCGCCCAGCGTCAGGTCGACGCACGCTGGGCCGATCGCGACGCCTGGCGCGCGTCGGCGATCCGCAACGTGGCGCAGGTCGGCTGGTTTTCGTCCGACCGGACGATCGGCGAATATGCGCGCGACATCTGGAACGTGCTGTGA